The window ATTTGGGAAGCTAAATGACCATCTGTGATCTTGCAGAAACAGTCTGGCCTAGtcccaccacctccctctcttctctctgtctctgtgtcagaggaggctgctgggaggagctataggaggaaagCTCTGtgtaatggctagaatggaaTAACGGTAACGGTTTCCATATGTGTGTTTGATACCATAGAATTTATTCCATCCCAGCCATTGGAATGAGCCCGTCATCCTATAgcccctcccaccagcctcctctgctctctgtgtctatctgggGATACATGTGCACTCAACCAGTTTGTGTAATATCTATAAGCAATCAATGGGACGTGGAGTATGGAGATGTATTTTAATGTTTCATGTTGCGGTTCGGCTCTTGCATTATCTACATGGGGAAAAAAGATAGTGAAAATACACATGACATAGGCCTTACACGCTCTTGAGACCGAATGCTTCCGCTGTAATAACGGGACTAGAAAGAAATACCATTGAGGCTGCACTTTGATATGTGATTAAGCCCTAGCTATTGAAAGATAGTTCATGTTccgacagggagagaaagagatactgtACAAGTGTGGAGGAATCCGGGCCAACTATAAATAGCACTTAAGAGACTTAGGGAGAGGAAaggccacagagagagaaagagagagaagagacagagagagagagggatagagatattatttttatcatattttttttatcatagaTATCATATTTTATTCAAACAATTGAATTCATACACAACAAATGCATGTGTAACATCCATGAACAGAAATAGACCCCAAGAGAAGTTCATGTACACTGTGATTCGCCAGCCACTTTGAACACGCCAATCCATTACATTTACATGCTCAGGGAAAAGGTATCAATACCGCAAAGAAGCAGTAGCATTTGCCCAGCCTGTCATCAACAATGACATCGAAAATGCCTTAGAAAACAAATATGTGGGAAGAGCACAGTGTAGATCGAAAAACAACTAGATATGCTAGGAGTGGGTCTAAAAAGCACACACACGTTCTATGCCAATACTTCTCTTCTATAGAGGTGAGTAACAGCACTACGAGTCACAATTACTGTGCTTACTTGGCTCTCTTAACATATTTCTAGAATGCCATGTTATCAGATTAAGAACATACAGTATTCTCCAAATACAATGTACATAAAAAATACAGCAGTGATGATCGAATGCAAAGGTGACTACCACGTAACAGAATCATAATAGCCATGGTAATAATACTTTCAGAATCCAACTTCAAACACCCGAATACACTATTCAAATCAGTAATCATGGTCCTTCATAAGAAACAACACATTCTCAACCGTTCTGACTAACTTcattttcttaaaaaaaaaaaagcatagcATTATCATAGGAATTGAAAACCGAAGATAAAGGACAAGCAGATTAGAGATATGTTGAGAATTACAGTCCCAATTTTGCAATGGATAgcaggaagagaaacagagagagagggtgcttgGGGTATTAGAAACAAGTCGAGGAGAGGAGAATGCCACGATGTATATTAGGCATTGAttttttttcctctctcctcagagacaTTCGTTTTCAGAGCCACCATCAGTATTTCTGCTCTACTGATTCCGGCTCAGGTCATTTCAGCTCATACTGTTCCACAACAGCCCTCTTGGCTCTCGATAACAAGGGGCAACACACCTTGTAACGTGATAGGCTAGATTagacaccaaatgtgtttgacgCAACCCATATTATCAGCTAAGGCCATTAGGGAAAAGGTTAGATGAGAGAATCGTAATAATGGGCCACAATGGCATGCACAACAGAGTTTTTGTCTGTATCCTATAAGTCCTTTGTCTACAACCTTTTTACTCTGAGAAACTATTAACTAAGACAACACTCTTGTATTGCCAATTATGACCCTATTTAATATTTGCAAAACATTATTGGCAAAAGCAGCAATTTCTCAAATGTACACCTCACTAGCCCTCTGTATAATTACATCCCCTTTTTAATATTGAGTCCGTCCAAGCACTTTCAATTAATGTGTTGCTTTTTGTCTTAGTACTGCAATACTTTACTTTGTGTCTGTGGCATTAGAAAATGGGTCAACCACTTCAATCAAGGCAAGTAATTGTTGTTTTAAATGTGTCCATTTCTACAATTCTTTTCTATTGAAGTGTATAAAAACCTAGTAGAAAGCCATTCTAAGCCTACTGGAAGTGCAAATCACCCCAAACATCATCCAATTTCATCTAGTTTCAAGGTTTGTCGGCTAATATGGGTACAATAAAATATTGATTTCAACTAAAACATAatggtcggcaggtagcctagtggttagagcgttggactagtaaccgaaaggttgaaagattgaatcccgagctgacaaggtaaaaatctgtcgttctgccaccgaacaaggcagttatcccactgttcctaggccgtcattgaaaataagaatttgttcttaacagacttgcgtaactaaataaaggttaaaaaaaaatattataaaaaaGTGACATTCTAAAAAgctatgaaaaaaatatattataaataAACAAATGAATAAATTATAATACAGATAAATAGATACATAAATAAAGTGAACACGTATTAAACAGTCTTATGCAACAAACAATTTGTCAACAACCAAGTCCATATCAGCCACACAGAAAAAGGCGggacactcacacagtacattctATGGTGTATCTCTCCATCAACACAACTTTAAATAGAGATGTTATTCATCTCAAAAGAAAAATCTCCACATTTTTGTCATCTTTTTCATAGTTTGATCTCCTAATTAGTCAACTATGTCATGACTTGATTTACTTTCCATTTGATTGTGTGTAAAAAACGAATGGCAATGTTTGGCAGTCTGTTATACTGTAATTTATTCTATcctttaaataaatataaaatatactatCACTAGATGGCGCATGTTTCTGAAAATCATAATAAATCAAAAACTATACATGACTAACAAACACAATTAAATAAAAGTATTTATTTTTGAAGTCATTCAAAACAATCTCTTCATAAAATACTAATTTATATAGGGAAGTCATTTCAGTTATGATTTGTGATCTATTTGGCAGTTTGTGATACAGTGTGACCCATGTTTTGGTCTACCTAGGTTCGAGTGGGACCAAAAATGAATAAGTCATTCATAAATAATTCATAGTTAAAaggcaattccaccacttttcaatcTAATTTTCATTATTTCCATTATCATACCAGTGTCTATCTATATATGTGAAAATACTGCGgttctatgatctgtggttaaaaaaaataagaagaaTAGTCctaaaaaaaagaagcttttcTGTGACATTACAAGCTAGGATTAAAAGTAAACTGCAATGAGTTTCTAGCCAGATGGAGAATATTTTCTAAACTCCCCGCATCACTGAGAATCTGATAAGTGTTCGAAAATCACTGTTTCAATGTTGTAACTTTTGATGACGTCAGCCGCTGTTTTCACATATGACACTAGTATCGTGCAGGAGATCATGAAAAttaggttgaaaagtggtggaattgccaTTCAATTCTTCTGTGTATGTACTCTGTTTTCCCCCATAAGAGCTATGGAGTACTATTATATCTGAATATAAATTGGTTACAGTGGTAAGTAATACTGGCCCATAATGGGCACCTATTTGTTTTGGCATTTGAATATTAGCTGTGATTGTTTCTCAGCCTGTTAGTAGTCAGTAGGTCagaactgtatatacagtacacagggtgcatatatacacatatatacctCCAATATAACATACCAGTATCAGAGTGTGCATTTCAGTGCCCTTAGTCTTCTATCTCCACCCAAAACTACATATCCCATGATGCCACACTGTGTTATGTATTAGGGTTCCCAGTCGTCGTCATGGTGTTGGGAGGCAATGATGACTACCACGGTGAGGATGGTACACAGAACGATGGAGGCAATGCCCACTGCCAGGCTGATGAAGGAGAAGTTACGCGCCTCGCGGGACGCTATCTCTGCCATCACCATGTCCCCCCTGGCCACCGCCGTACGcacctgagggagggagagagagagagagagtcttttcCCCCCCTCACAAATATGTTTTTTGGAATGCTTTGTCCATATTTTGAGAATGTATTTCATGCTATTAAAGCAACTTCTGAATTTAgttgagagagagaataagagagagagagagagagagagagagagagagatgttggcaacagcacatgcacacacaaaaaagCCACAAAACACAATTTATCAGGCCTTAAATTAATCAAACATACTAATGGTTAAAGCTCTAAAGCTTGCAGGCCTATCTACGCCTTGTTGTCAGCTTAGCTCAACAAAAAACACATCGGAAGCAAGCCCAAAGTGAAAATCTATTTTAACCTGTGTAAACAATGCTGCAATTACATAATGTAGGCTGTTGCAGAGTGTTGTGCATAATGATCAGGCCAACTAACAAAGCCAGCATATAAACAACGAACAtaatactttaatacacatagaGATACAACAAAATACTCAAAGAATCATTCCACTaaaactgactggctagctaacaaacatacTATGCAGACATATCTACACATTTTTAAGTTTCATACAACATTTGACCATATTCGATCAGTTTCTAGAAGGAAAGTTTGCCCTGACCCTGATGGTCGTCTTGGTATCCCGTTCCTGGGATGCCAATGTCCATTCTAGTGTTCTCTATGATTATGTGCTAGCCTAATACCAACCTGTACTGCCTTGATGATGGCTATGATTCCTGTTGGCCAGAAGCAGCAAACGGTGGTGAGCACAGCGATTGGCAGGTAGTCGTGAGGCGGGCGCCGTGGCTCCATCAGGGCGATGCCATGGGGCATCTGCATGCCCATCTGGCCCTGGGGCATCCCCTGGTAGGGCTGCCcctgaggagagagcgagggagagaaggggggataaAGAAAGGGGGCAAGAATGAGCAAGAGatacgggggaggagggggtagagagagggagagagaggacacacaaaGGTATCGTATGACAGTGGCTCCCGGAAGTATTTGTCACCTGggctgtatgtactgtatcaAGCTTCTCAGATTAGGAGTGTTTATCTTGGATCAGGTacccccctgtccatgtaatcttattcattgtgatctagtAGGCAAAACTGATCCAAAACCAGCACTCCTACTGTGAGATGCTTGATCTCTTTATGGCCACTGACCTTGGAAAAGCCTTTTTAATTTCCCTGTACCCCTCAAGAGGAGCAAACCAATGATTTCTTCCTACAGCCTTAATCTAAGAACCAGTGGACATTGGCTATGTGGGTGACTCATTCTCCATTCCATTAAGAAAGGAAATGTCTGCACTACATAATCTATCATGGTGAGGAAGTAAAGGACTGGGGAGCATTATTATACCTTGTGCGGGCCTTTCCGTTCTTGTATATTGTTGCCCACCCAGCACCGGTTTTCTACAGATTTGGATGAGCATATCATCCTTGTACGCTTTGTTGTCTTTTCGACAAACACAAAAAGCTTTGCAATGCAATGACGTATTACATATCATGCATCAATGAAACATTTCTTGTGTTCGAACGATGACTGCTATTGTCGTTGAAGTCATTGACTCACCGACGCCACAGGGTAGACAGGAACGTAGGCTGTGCAGGGCTGCAGCTGGAGAGGGTATCCTGGTTGAAAGTAACCCACAGGGGCATGTGGGACACCCCCTCCCGGGCCCTGGGTCTGGACTGTGTAGCCCTGTGGGGCCCCTGGGTGTCCGTAGGAGCCATTGTGGAACTGGGTCTCCTGGTAGCCATCGGAGCCAGGGGGCGGGGGTGGAGGGGGGTAGTTGGGCTGGGGGCCACAGCCGGTCTGAGGGGCCATGTTGGGGTGTTGCATGTTGGAGTGTTGCATGTTGGAGTGTTGCATGTTGGAGTGTTGTTGGCCCATGTTAAGTTCCTGGGAGGGGAGGTATGGAGGGGGCTGAATTTGCTGCATGGGTTGGGACATGGCCTGGCGATTGGGGTCCTCCAGACCTGAGAGGGGAAGAGCTAGAAATGAATTAGCGAgaaaaaaatgagagagagagagagagagagagagagagagagagagagagagagagagagagagagaagagtaggcaGAAACGCTATCTAACTTGCAATCACTCACATTTTGGTCTCCGCTTCCGCAATACGAGCACTAGGGTGCAAAGGGTTGGAAACATTCCAGTAAATTTATGGAATTTTCCCGTAAATTTTCCATAggaagttaagccctggaatttggggaatttggCATAAATTCATCAAACAACTTAGCTTATAACAGTgtacctttttttgtgggatacatataaggcaattctaggtcttgtggcatattttggttaaactatccccaattaaatggaattgcaaccctctgcatgcataatgcattcttccatcacatgtgcagtgcactcttccatcacatgtacagctgattctcaagatcttgcacactaatgagatgctattaaacccacactactacactctctgagccaaggactacatgccttctggtaagttttgattataatactgggtggggtgaatatattttatttgacatacatgattctttgttaactagtaaatagtagcctacagcaaagtgtgtttaacctttttgggatagggggcagcattttcacttttggatgaatagcgtgcccagagtgaactgcctcctactctgtcccagatgctaatatatgcatattattattagtattggatagaaaactaaTAGAAAACGaacaaaagtttctaaaactgtttgaatgatgtctgtgagtataacagaactcatatggcaggcgaaaacctgagaaaaatccaaccaggaagtgggaaatctgaggtttgtagtttttcaaagcttggcctaccgaataaacagtgtctatggagtcaagttgcacttcctacggcttccacttgATGTCAACCAtttttagaaacttgaatgaggattctactataaaggaggggctcatgagacctgtttgtcAGTGGTCtagcagagtgtctcaggctcgtgactcgtgctcccgacagagttagctctcgttccagtgaTTTTCTTCAGATAtagaaattctccggttggaatattattgatgttttatgttaaaaacatcataaagattcattccatacatcgtttgacttgtttctacgacctatAACGGAACCTTTctagtttttgtctggacgaagtgctcgcgcctcatgaagatggattactgggctgaacacactaacaacaagtggctatttggacataaatgatggactttatggaacaaatcagtcatgtattgtcgaactgggattcctgggagtgccttctgatgaagatcatcaaaggtaagtgaatatttatagtgttatttctaacttctgttgactccaaaatggcggatatttctctggctggattgggctctgagcgccgttctcagattatgcttttcccGTAAAGTTTGaaagttttgaaatctgacacagcggttgcattaaggagaagtctatctttaattctgtgaataacagttgtatctttatcaatgtttattatgagtatttctgcaaaatcaccagatgttttggaatcaaaacattactgcacgtaacgcgccaatgtaaactgagatttttggatataaatatgcacattatcaaacaaaacatacatgtattgtgtaacatgagtgtcatctgatgaagatcatcaaaggttagtgattcattttatctatatttctgctttttgtgactcctatatttggctggaaaaatggctgtgtgtttttttgaattggctatgacctaacataatcatatgcctgagaggaagacaaccaaagctttagtttctagactaccGTTTTATAGATGTATGTTGAAAAGgtttttgggagatgcaatgGATCATTGGAGATCATTCAATATTGCCtttattttgttgttcagtgaaatcatcccatgtgaagagtcagctaatttaattaaagttcaatttgtaactaaatttttttttctttctattggaaggatttaatcatttgcaattatgtctacttatgataaggtaaaaggtttatgtttctgtctctatatgacatggtaaatatatccaatgcaaaaaaaaaatctacatttaaatggtattaatagtCATTTGCATATATTTAGGTTAATTCCCATTTATTCCCACGGaatgtttccacctctgaatattccccaaaatgtgcaacacTAACGAGcacaatagtttttttcccttccGGTATGTTAACCACACAGACATGTATAGCGTGGGAAAATGTTGAATACATTTCACGCAGAGAGAAACAAAAATACCCACGTTCACACAGTAGCCAGGTTCACTTTGTACAATACAGGAATTCACAGCATGCTGACTAGCCTATTCAGCAGTTgatgaggcagacagagagagagagagagagagatggggagggagagagagatggggagggagagagagagagagagagagagaggtgaggagagagtgagtggtGAGAGATGAGTTGTGCTTGGGGATACACACAGGCATTACATaacccacacacactgtcaccaCTGCGAGAGTAAGACCACTCAGACACAGAAGAAGAGGGATGGGATGCTGACACAGAAGGAGGGACACCTGTTAAAGGGCACATGGCACTCAACAGGGGCTGAATGCAAAGCAGAGAAATCTGATTAATAGGATGAGATGGGAGACAGTAAAACAGGTGAAAGATAGGACAACAGTCAAGAAAAAAAGGGGAATCGTGGATGAATGGGGGACATGTGATACATGACCAGTTCACAATCAGATCCAAATGAATAATAAGCACTAATGTATACTTTCATTGGCTGTTTAAATTAATGGCCCATTCACAACTAAGCCATACTTATATACCAAATAGACCATCAAGTACAGTATAGGCCTACATGAAACCCAgtagtctaatggtgaactaaAACCAAAGAACATATATAGTTTGATCATTCCAAATGTCTTATGTtgtatactgagcaaaaatataaacgc of the Oncorhynchus tshawytscha isolate Ot180627B linkage group LG31, Otsh_v2.0, whole genome shotgun sequence genome contains:
- the LOC112229945 gene encoding proline-rich transmembrane protein 1 isoform X2, encoding MSEKHGLEDPNRQAMSQPMQQIQPPPYLPSQELNMGQQHSNMQHSNMQHSNMQHPNMAPQTGCGPQPNYPPPPPPPGSDGYQETQFHNGSYGHPGAPQGYTVQTQGPGGGVPHAPVGYFQPGYPLQLQPCTAYVPVYPVASGQPYQGMPQGQMGMQMPHGIALMEPRRPPHDYLPIAVLTTVCCFWPTGIIAIIKAVQVRTAVARGDMVMAEIASREARNFSFISLAVGIASIVLCTILTVVVIIASQHHDDDWEP
- the LOC112229945 gene encoding proline-rich transmembrane protein 1 isoform X1; protein product: MSEKHALPLSGLEDPNRQAMSQPMQQIQPPPYLPSQELNMGQQHSNMQHSNMQHSNMQHPNMAPQTGCGPQPNYPPPPPPPGSDGYQETQFHNGSYGHPGAPQGYTVQTQGPGGGVPHAPVGYFQPGYPLQLQPCTAYVPVYPVASGQPYQGMPQGQMGMQMPHGIALMEPRRPPHDYLPIAVLTTVCCFWPTGIIAIIKAVQVRTAVARGDMVMAEIASREARNFSFISLAVGIASIVLCTILTVVVIIASQHHDDDWEP